A window of Calonectris borealis chromosome 3, bCalBor7.hap1.2, whole genome shotgun sequence contains these coding sequences:
- the MSGN1 gene encoding mesogenin-1, with protein MDKLHETLINMEDALGSEHSVCLSSWDWKSTAGAFELHPVSSPHSLSPTPSFESYSSSPCPTAAETPYGNGGGSLVGYSLVDFPPAYLPSPGQARLPKGTKVRMSAQRRRKASEREKLRMRTLADALHTLRNYLPPVYSQRGQPLTKIQTLKYTIKYISELTELLNSVKRV; from the coding sequence ATGGACAAACTGCACGAGACGTTGATAAACATGGAAGATGCTTTGGGTTCGGAGCACTCTGTCTGCTTATCGTCCTGGGACTGGAAAAGCACCGCTGGGGCTTTCGAGCTGCACCCCGTCTCGTCTCCGCACAGCTTATCCCCGACGCCCTCCTTCGAATCCTACTCCTCGTCCCCTTGCCCGACGGCGGCGGAGACCCCCTACGGCAACGGCGGCGGCAGCCTGGTGGGCTACAGCCTGGTGGACTTCCCCCCCGCCTacctgcccagccccgggcaggctCGGCTGCCCAAGGGCACCAAGGTGCGGATGTCCGCCCAGCGCAGGAGGAAGGCCAGCGAGAGGGAGAAGCTGCGGATGAGGACCCTGGCCGACGCACTCCACACGCTGCGCAACTACCTGCCCCCCGTCTACAGCCAGAGGGGACAGCCCCTCACCAAAATACAAACCCTGAAGTACACCATCAAGTACATCAGCGAACTGACGGAGCTCCTCAACAGCGTCAAGCGGGTgtag